A part of Deinococcus ruber genomic DNA contains:
- a CDS encoding DUF7662 domain-containing protein has product MKTLTVQLHDGDRVLLNLETATTAQPHDVLNAFATLLTADTPSAPLPPTRISGKYAPLADHLSTLDQPAIQLTFLQIEHLLGFTLPDSAREHRAWWANDVTHSQARAWTTAGWQSSDVDLTGNTVKFIRAPHGQAEAPMSDKPHKPVTLVIGGIKLPLTRVRRIH; this is encoded by the coding sequence ATGAAGACCCTCACAGTACAGCTGCACGACGGCGACCGTGTCCTCCTCAATCTCGAAACCGCAACCACCGCACAGCCACACGACGTCCTCAACGCCTTCGCAACGCTCCTGACTGCAGACACCCCCTCCGCACCGCTCCCTCCCACCCGGATCAGCGGCAAATATGCCCCTCTGGCCGATCACCTGAGCACCCTCGATCAACCCGCCATCCAGCTGACCTTCCTGCAGATCGAACACCTGCTCGGCTTTACGCTGCCGGACTCTGCCCGGGAGCATCGGGCGTGGTGGGCCAATGATGTGACGCATTCCCAGGCCCGCGCCTGGACCACCGCCGGCTGGCAGAGTAGCGACGTCGATCTCACCGGCAACACCGTCAAGTTCATTCGCGCTCCCCACGGTCAAGCAGAAGCGCCCATGAGTGACAAACCTCACAAGCCCGTCACCCTCGTTATCGGCGGGATCAAACTGCCGCTGACGCGCGTTCGGCGCATCCACTAG
- a CDS encoding oxidoreductase, translated as MELELQGKVAVVTGASKGIGLAVTRALVREGVKVVAAARDTTLELNELVTQGQVLSVQLDLGTPDGPTRLVAQALEAYGTLDILINNVGAVRPRTGGFLTLTDDEWLWGLNINFLSAVRTTRAALPALIAQGTSTIVNTCSVNAILPDPLVIEYSAAKAALLNFSKALSKEVGRLGVRVNTVSPGPVSTDLWLGQDGVAATVSRASGRTAEEVARQATSGTATGRFTRPEEVANLIVLLASRVVGNVTGADFMIDGGLVQTI; from the coding sequence ATGGAACTTGAACTGCAAGGAAAAGTCGCTGTGGTGACTGGCGCCAGCAAAGGAATTGGCTTGGCCGTTACCCGGGCGCTGGTACGTGAAGGTGTGAAGGTGGTGGCCGCGGCAAGGGACACCACCCTGGAACTCAACGAGCTCGTCACGCAGGGACAGGTGCTCAGTGTTCAACTAGATCTGGGAACCCCGGATGGCCCCACCCGGTTGGTTGCGCAGGCCCTAGAGGCATACGGAACGCTGGATATCCTCATCAACAACGTTGGAGCGGTCCGCCCCCGCACCGGAGGCTTTCTGACCCTCACTGACGACGAGTGGCTCTGGGGACTGAACATCAACTTTTTGTCCGCCGTCCGCACCACCCGAGCGGCGCTTCCAGCCCTGATTGCCCAGGGTACCAGCACCATTGTCAACACCTGCTCCGTCAATGCCATCTTACCGGACCCCCTCGTCATCGAGTACAGTGCCGCTAAAGCCGCCCTGCTGAACTTTTCCAAGGCCTTGTCGAAAGAGGTTGGTCGACTCGGCGTCCGGGTCAATACTGTCAGCCCTGGTCCGGTCTCGACCGACCTCTGGCTCGGGCAGGATGGCGTCGCTGCCACGGTGAGCCGAGCGTCGGGCAGGACGGCGGAGGAGGTCGCTCGGCAGGCGACATCAGGCACGGCTACAGGCCGGTTCACAAGGCCGGAAGAGGTGGCGAATTTAATCGTTTTGCTCGCCAGCCGCGTAGTTGGGAACGTGACCGGCGCAGACTTCATGATTGACGGTGGGCTGGTCCAGACGATCTGA